Below is a window of Hydrogenimonas sp. SS33 DNA.
GAAAGGGGATACGGAACATTTCCGGCGAGCTCATTCGGATATAGAGCGCTTGAAGGAGGAGCTGGAAGAGATAGGCCAGGATCAAAGCATGCATCACGGGAACAAAACGGGAAAGAAGAAAGTAGCTTCCGACAAGCGCTACCGCCTTGACGCTCTTTTCAAAGAGCATGGAACGATAGTTTCGGAATGCGGCATTCATATAGGAGTAATAGTTTGACCATTGCGAAAAAAAGAAAAAGAGTATCAGCAGGAACAGGGGAAAAGCCTCATCCCTGTTCATATGCCCGGCGACGAAAAAAAGCGGTACGGCCAGCAAAAAAGAGCTTCCCCAATAGATTCGCCGCGCGGCCACGGAGACGGCTTCGTACTCCTGAAGTGCAACCATGCGTATCAACGCATCTTTATACCCTGCATAAAAGAGCACGAAAAGCGAAACGACATCGAGGAGTGTAAAGAAAAGTCCCAGCTTTTCTTTGTCCACCGTATGGGAGAGGTAGAGCTTGAAAAGAAAATTGACCCCCATGACAACGATCGTGAGAAGCATCGCCTGGGATATGATACGTTTCATCGGAAGGCTAGATAAAATTTGAAAAGTTTGACACTGTAGTTGACAAAGCGGACGGCGACAAAATAGAGAAGGGCCCACTCCGGCTCTCCCGCCAGAAGGGCGATCGTCGTGACCAGAATCCACTTGTCGTAAAGGGTCATGCGGTCGATGAGCGCGATGATCGGCCGAAGCGTCGAACTTCTTTTCTGCAACGAAATCTCTTCGCCCCTCTCTTCTCCGCTCCCTTTTTGCCGCTCCTGGCAAAGGTTTTTTTCCAGGGCGAAATCGAGAAAAGAGAGTGCGAAAAAAAGCGCCGTCAGATAGAGAGCCTCCGTCTCCCCGGACCGGTGATAGGCGGCGATCCCGAGGGCAAATGCCATCAAGGTGATGTTCCAGCCGTCCACCAGGCTGTCGAAAAGGGCGCCGAATGTGGAACTCTCCCCTTTGACGCGGGCCCACTGACCGTCCATATTGTCAAAAAGATAGAGAAGGCTGAGCATCACGATACCTGCCAGATAGTGGCCGAAGGATACAGTGAGGAAAAATCCGATTCCGAAAAGAAAGGATACGGCGGTAATGGCATTGGCACTCAGTTTTCTGTCCTGCAGAAGATAGACGAGACGGGAGGCCGCCTCGTTGAAGATTTTCAGATAAAATCCTCTCCCTTTTTGGGTCTTTCGAATCTCTTCCAGCGAATACCGTTTCATTGCCCTTCCCGCTTCCTGACAAAATCGACCGCATACTCGGCATAGATGTCGTTACTGTCGAAAACCGGTACTCCCCTGTAGGCTGCAAGGGTATCGGAGAGTGCCAATTCGGTACATCCGAACAGCACCGAATCGATCTTTTCAAGTTTTCTGTAGTGCTCCATATACCCGACCAGTTTCACGGCCGTCTCCTCCATCCGCTCTTTCTCGTCGAGCTTGGCGGATTCGATCAGGTCGTAAACGAGCGAATTGCCTTTTTCATCCAGATAGACCGTTCCGGGTAGATAGGGGTCGTATGTTTTTTTGGTGACGGTGACATAACCGCCGAGAACAAGCGTCCTTCTACCCCCGGAGGTTCGGATCCGATCGGCTACGGCCTGAAGCATGTTCAGCCAGGGAACGGAGATTTCCGGAGCGACCCGCCCGTAAAAATAGTGAACGGAGTTGCAGGGCAACACGACAGCGCAGGCTCCCGCACGGGCAAGGCGTTCAATCCCCGAGATGATGGCGGGGACGGGATCGGCCTCATGGTAGAGAATATGTCTCGTTCGGCTGGGAATGCGCACATCATTGTCCAGAATCGTATGGATATGCTCCCAGTCTTTCCGGGCCGGGGTCTTTTCCAATATCTTCCGGTTGAACTCCAGGGCGGCATAGGGCCCCATTCCGCCCAGGATACCCAGTATCGCCTCAGCCATCTTCTCTCCTGAAAATGTAATAGTAGTTGACCAGTCTGTTCCTTCCGGGTTTCCAGACAATATCCTTGAAAGCCAGCAAGCCCGTAGCCGCGGAGGAAATTTTTGGATGCTTCAACAAAGAAGCCATTCCCAGGGGGGCAAGATTTTTTCGCAGTTCACCCACCCGGTAGGCATAGTTTTGACGGGAACCCAGGTATTTCAAAGAGACAGCTTCGCGGTAATAGGCTTTGTGGCGGTAAAAGACGGGGTACTCCGCATCGCCGGAATATTCCGCTGCCCGGCTCATGACACTTTCGCGAAGAACCAGCACCCCTCCTTCCCGCAGAATATGCCTCAATCTTTGAAGATACTCCCCGATCTGCGCATCATCCACATACATCAGCACTCCGCCGACATAGACAAAATCGTACCTGCCGTTTTCACTTTCCGCCGACTCGATGAGGTCTTCGTGACGGAACCGGCAATTGGGGGGAAAATCCTGCGAAAGGTTTTTTTCTATAATCGTTTTGGAGATATCGATCCCCACCGCCTCTTCGAAATGTGTTGCCAGCACTCTGGTAAACCGTCCGTTTCCGCAACCGACATCCAGGGCCCGTCTCCTTGATCCGGGAGAAGAGTTCTTTTCGATAATTCTCTCCAGCTCCCTCTTTTCAAGGGCAAACCTCATATCGGCCAGATGCGTGTCATCGTTCAGATACCCACCGTCACTGTATCGCCGATAGGCCTCTTCCCAGAAGTTGCGGACATTCTGACGGTAATTCATTGCTCCATCATCCGCAATTGCCGCAGCAGGTATTCCCGGGTCTCCTTCTCTTCCTTGAGATACTCCCGGATAATTTCGATCTCTTCATCAATCTCTTCTATATACCCCCGATCCAGCTCCAGTTCGGTTTCGAGAGAACAGGGTTCTATCAGGCCGTCGATGGAACGTTTCTCTCCCCGTTCCAGCTTTTCCAGCGCGACCGGCCAATCCTCTTTGCGGAAAGGAAAAAAATGACGGGTCGTTCGGGGAGGGAACAGATCCCCGCTCAAAGCTCTGCGAACCACCTCTTTCTTGGAAATACGGAAATTTTGGTCTTTGAGAAAGCGGTGTTTGAGATGGTTTCCCACAAATATCGCCTCATCTTCGTAATCCACCAGCACCGCCGGAGCCAGACGGTATCCCTGCTGCATCAGGTAGGCATACCTGTGCGATCCGTCCAAAACGATACCGTGACGACGATCCACAATCAGGGGTTTCCGTACTTCTCTATCCTTTTCGATCATTTTCGCGATATTGAGAAGATGCGTCGGCAATACCCGCTCCAGAGGCCTGAGAGTCCCGATCTCCACGATCTTCCTCTCAACCCGGTACTCTTTTCGCAGAGGAATCTGCTTTTTCATGCCGATCGCTTCACGGATTTCCGTACCGCTGTAACCCAAACCCTCTGTCCGCGGCACATAGACGGTTTCATACTTTCCTCTGAAATAATCGAGGACTTTTTCGTTGCCGGACAGCACGACTTCGACCCCCTCGGGAAGAGTGGCACTCCCCTCTTCCACCACGCCTTTGACAATCGTGGTAGAAATCGTATCGAAATCTCTGAAAACCTCATCGAAAATCTTTTTCACCTCTTCGGCGGGCATGATACGGGTATCTTCCGTAATACCGACGGTCAGATCCGGATATGCATCCTTCAGGCGAAGAATCGTCCGCACATGGCCCAGATGGGGCGGTTGGAATTTTCCGAGAAAAATTGCTTTGGAACTATTCACTTTTCAACCCTTTTATCCAGTAGTATCTGTTCATCCGCGGGATCCTTGAAGGAAGCGGATGCTCCAGCG
It encodes the following:
- a CDS encoding CDP-alcohol phosphatidyltransferase family protein, whose protein sequence is MKRYSLEEIRKTQKGRGFYLKIFNEAASRLVYLLQDRKLSANAITAVSFLFGIGFFLTVSFGHYLAGIVMLSLLYLFDNMDGQWARVKGESSTFGALFDSLVDGWNITLMAFALGIAAYHRSGETEALYLTALFFALSFLDFALEKNLCQERQKGSGEERGEEISLQKRSSTLRPIIALIDRMTLYDKWILVTTIALLAGEPEWALLYFVAVRFVNYSVKLFKFYLAFR
- a CDS encoding amino acid racemase, producing MAEAILGILGGMGPYAALEFNRKILEKTPARKDWEHIHTILDNDVRIPSRTRHILYHEADPVPAIISGIERLARAGACAVVLPCNSVHYFYGRVAPEISVPWLNMLQAVADRIRTSGGRRTLVLGGYVTVTKKTYDPYLPGTVYLDEKGNSLVYDLIESAKLDEKERMEETAVKLVGYMEHYRKLEKIDSVLFGCTELALSDTLAAYRGVPVFDSNDIYAEYAVDFVRKREGQ
- a CDS encoding class I SAM-dependent methyltransferase, with translation MNYRQNVRNFWEEAYRRYSDGGYLNDDTHLADMRFALEKRELERIIEKNSSPGSRRRALDVGCGNGRFTRVLATHFEEAVGIDISKTIIEKNLSQDFPPNCRFRHEDLIESAESENGRYDFVYVGGVLMYVDDAQIGEYLQRLRHILREGGVLVLRESVMSRAAEYSGDAEYPVFYRHKAYYREAVSLKYLGSRQNYAYRVGELRKNLAPLGMASLLKHPKISSAATGLLAFKDIVWKPGRNRLVNYYYIFRREDG
- a CDS encoding adenylyltransferase/cytidyltransferase family protein translates to MNSSKAIFLGKFQPPHLGHVRTILRLKDAYPDLTVGITEDTRIMPAEEVKKIFDEVFRDFDTISTTIVKGVVEEGSATLPEGVEVVLSGNEKVLDYFRGKYETVYVPRTEGLGYSGTEIREAIGMKKQIPLRKEYRVERKIVEIGTLRPLERVLPTHLLNIAKMIEKDREVRKPLIVDRRHGIVLDGSHRYAYLMQQGYRLAPAVLVDYEDEAIFVGNHLKHRFLKDQNFRISKKEVVRRALSGDLFPPRTTRHFFPFRKEDWPVALEKLERGEKRSIDGLIEPCSLETELELDRGYIEEIDEEIEIIREYLKEEKETREYLLRQLRMMEQ